From the genome of Plectropomus leopardus isolate mb chromosome 9, YSFRI_Pleo_2.0, whole genome shotgun sequence:
CGTGCTGAAGTGTAGGCTGATCTCTCCGCTTCCTAATGTTTTGAAGTCCACAGATGCGAGAGTGTTTTTCAGGCAAGATCTAAGGCACCCTGGTGCGATGCAgacactgtctctgtgtgtgtttgtgtgcgtctCTCCAGTTGTGTCAACATGTCTAAATAACTGAAGTGAGACTTTATCCGATTGTGAAATGTTACCTGTGAGGAGGACAGCGCTAATGGTGATGCAAAGAGGCATAAACAGATGGTCAAAATTCCAAATGAgaagcatcagttttggacagGCGCAATAAGCAGTGTTACTGTGGTCTCTAGTGGTCAGCCACGGTGTTACACTTTCAAATCCACAGCTGAGATTCCAACATGGAGCCCTGTAGGATGATCACcttcaataaatacatttcaatacCAGCTAAAATATCTATTTAAACTTAAAGAGAGgattcaccccaaaatcaaaagtacatatttttcctctttcctttattgatatttattgaTCTAAATTTTTCTTGTGTGATTTTCCAGAGTTTTGGCAAAATTGgctatagagatgtctgccttctttccaaattaatggaactagatggcacttggcttgtggtgctcaaatgtgccaaaaaaaaaagtttgaagactcaacagcaatgtttctttccagaaatcattacCTGGTTACTCAGGATATTCCAGAGacattgttgtgagcagtttcatgtaggaactattttctttctaccaaactacatctACCAATCGTATCACTGCGCAGGAGGAACAGTatatctactgctagctcacctagctccactgagctagctaacgaTACACCTCACCTGAGGAGTGCGCCATAAATGTTTACTCCTGGGCTTTCTTCTGCACGGTGATGCGGTTGAAAGGTGGTGTCTTTCAACCAAACTGCACGTCCCAAAACCGTTTCACCACGCAGAAGAAGGCAGTGGTGTCTGCCCCCTACACTGTTGCCTGACCTTCAGCAGAGAGAGCTGGAAAACAGAGTGGAAACAATGCCAGCTGGGTATAATTATTAATCAGGAGTATTTCCACTGCCAGCTCACCCAAGGCTGGAGAGCAGCTAGCTGAGGGCAATCAACAATTAGGGCCTACTGGATAAAGAGGAGAGCAGGGAAggtcagagggagagaaacCATGGTGGCAGCAGGACCCATGGAAGCGAGCAAGGCTTCCAGTGAAGATTAAAGCTTGTCtgatgtctctctgtctgtgtttctccaGTACATCTACTTTTGAAGCGGCACTCGTGACTGCACTAGATGTAAAAATGAATGGCGTCCAACATTAGCTAGCTTAGTGGTGCTaagtgagctagcagtagatgcacacctCCTGCTGCGTGGTGACTCAGTTGGCAAGTGTAGTTTGAtagaaagtttttgttttgttttgttctgttttgttttttaagcaccacaagttgagtgccatctagttccattatagtgcagagaaggcagacatctctacggctgatatctccaacgctcggcaactcacaccaaaacaatctggactGGCAAATAGTACTACAGGCAAGAGGACAAATATGTACTTTTCATTTGAGATATATAACTGTCCCTTAAGACAGTGATTCCCAACTGGTTCAGCTgtggggtccagatttctcctagttgttagttcaaggtccacattTTAGATATCTTACCATagattcaattttatttaacaaattgtaaacaacacattggcttagaactaaataaaaaggaataaaacagaaacagcacttctaaaaaaaaaggctctgtgccaaaaaaacactgtatttcaaaataaaatgtgttttttacaaatgttgCAAATTCTCAAGTCATTTGTGGTCCACACTGAATGTACTGGccacccacttttggactgtgacccaccagttgggaatcACTGCCTTAAGGTATGTAATAAATACATCTATGGGTAGTCACACACCTTAATcttaatgtataaataataaaatcaaggATTTACAACAGTGGGACAACACAGCGACCTCTCGTGTTGAGTGTATGTTATGTTGtcctacttttaaaaaaaatctacaaatcaCTTGTCCAGTCATGAGTGTACAGcaatgaggtaaaaaaaaatgccactggCCATAAATTCCAATGCTAAGATCAGCATCATACAAGTTCAGAGGTGTCGTGCTTCAAGTAGTTCCTCAGGATCAGAGGAATGTCCAAACTATCAATGGCAGGCTCCTTGTTGGCAAAGGGGAGATGTCTTCGTATTGCCAGCCGAGTCTGCGACATCAGTGTTTTGGGACAAACTGGAtcagaaacagacaaataaaggTGGatcaacattttgacattacACACTAATGCTTACTGAACCAAACTATAATCAGTGTCTCACCTCTCTCTTTGAGCAGCAGAACCAGAGCCTCATTCTGCTTTGTAGTCTTGTCAATAATCAGTGTGGGCAGATACACATCGGCCCCAAAGTCAATTAGAAGCTGGATGTACTCCACCCCGCAGCCATAACGCAGACACACCTCCAGGACTGTCTTCGGCTGCTTTATCCTGGCCAACATCTTCTCATCTGTGCAGTTGTAGTTGGGGTTGGCCCCGTGAAGAAGGAGCAGTTTAAAGCAGTCCAGGTGTCCGTAAACGGCTGAGATATAAAGGGGCCCTCTGCAGGCTGTGGCATTGGAAGCCCAATCAGGGACTTTAGGCCTGACGTCCACCTCAGCTCCAAAGCGGAGCAGCTCTCGGAGTACGTCTACATCGCCCTCCCGGGCTGCAGTCAGCACAGGGGAGCAGTTGTTGTACTGGCTGCCGTTAGGATCGGCTCCAGCCTTCAGCAGGGCAACCACACAGTCCAGATGTTTCCCGCTGACAGCTGTGAATAGAGGTGTCTGGGCCTTTACGTCCAGGCTGTCGATCTGGattcaaacacagcagcacaccaACATGTTGAGGACAGTCCTGACAAACTGTGGTTCAGCTATCCAAGAATGTGCACTTTGTATCATTAATgctacattaattaattttgtttggCTTTAAATATAACATTGACATATTCTCACCTCTTAAGTTGTGAATGTGTCTCCACAGAATTCCCTATTTACACATCGAGATGACACTGAGTAAaattagcatttatttattcccCTAATGACTGTAAATCCAATGTTTACTTTTAGCTCAGTTTCAGTCTTTACCAACTCCTCTCTTTTTGGCAGCTAACTGATCCACTATTTCTCTTGCTAATTGCATCCCAGCCATGTTTATGGCAACATAGCCAGGTATTTTTCAATGCAATATTGGGACAAAAAGAAATCTTGGTggtaagaaaaaatgtttatttaagcCAAAAAGTTTATcctaaccaagtggtttttgtacTGAAACATAACTTAACATTAAATACAACACTgtcacaacacaaaataaaacaaattcaaagaTAAAGagatgtaaagtttcaacattcCCTGGGTTGCAGAATtgtacaatggcaacatttattCTAATATTTGGGTTGCTAATGGCTCAcactgtctgctgtttggcacTGATCAGGTAGTGTACAGTGTGATAATCAGTGCTTTTATCACTGGAAACAGTATCTGGCTGTTTCTGGACACAATATTAATGATGGAGACACTAAAAGGTTACATGGAACTTAGGCGAACTGCGTTGTTGTGTGGTCTTGTCACTGCCAGTGACCCCTTTTATATTGCACTTAGTCACTGGATCCattgttcatttaaaatattgattagtgcagtTTCAATGCTGTAAAATGTAGTGAAAATCTAATGTCCTACTCTTTTAATAGGTGAAAAAGACTTGCAAGATGAGTCTAGGAACCTTTTGGGGCTTTTAATGAAATGTGTGAGGGCTGAGTGCAGTATGTAATTTGGGCTATTAAATAGAATACTTATGTCCATTACACCCACCAGTAGGCACAGCTCTAAAACATCCATTTCACCATCCTCATCTGACAGCTGTACAACAAAATGCTCTCTCTGAATCTCACCTCTGCACCGTGCTCCAACAACAGCTCCAAGCACCTCAGGTGTcccagagcagcagcagtgcgCAGGGGGGTTACTGGGACCCCCCACCCGCTTCGAGCATTGATAGACCTCCTGTAGCTCTCCTGAGACAGAAGCTCTGAGAGTAGAGTCACGTTGTCGCTGCTTACGGCGTTGTTCAAGGCCTGACACTGCTCGttgtcctcatcctcctccttaGGCTGCAGCAGGGAGAAGATCTTGGAAATGTCCATCAAACTCATGTTGACAGCTTGGCCCAGAACCATAATGTAACCCCAGGCTGGTGCAAGTCAGAGCCCTTCCATCTgcaatggcaaaaaatgtcagagagagatggtaatacacacacacacacacacacacacagcagacatactcttgtcatttgttgttaggcatgatttttatttcagcagaGCAAATTTCTACATGAAAGTATGAAAATGCTGCTCTCACTGACACCCTCGCAAAATCAGCTTCCTTTGAGCACATAATTTAAAGGTAACAATAAATTGAACGTCTTCTTGGGAATCTGGGAATGGTTCCTGACACATTTTAGGGAACCCAACTCAGAATAGTGTCTTTCTTGACATAGCTTAGAACCACAACACACAATCGCATGACAGGAGGTATATTTTTGGGtttggaggtggagggggaggggaTTACAAATATTTACTTCGTATTGactttgtataatatttaatttaacttgtatttttgtcatttcctttgtctttttctgttattaatttttattttattctatatctttttcatttattgtattatatgtACATAATTTATTGACTGATTTTCTACGCTTTGATATGTGTGCCTTAAAGTGGCCTTATACACATGGTATGTACATTGTATCTATCCTGTAGAGGTGAACTAATGCAGGGCGGGATCACAGGGATATATATAGAGCTGGGGATGTTTTGTGTGAATGTatcttgtttattcattaagttattgtttttgtcaattaattgattttttattttaatttttttcccttttatgaATCATTTGTTCTTTAATGTATCATCTCGTCATCTCATCACCTTAAAATTATCAGATTCTATGTAACAAGTTataaggtctttttttttttttttttaaagttatagacatttttggactttttatttagaaaacaaaaagtttcatttcatttatgctATTTGGAATGGAAAACTTTGAcgctcaatatctcaaaaccacTAAGAATGCAGATAAAACCTTACAATTCTAAGGTAGTGATTTGTCATCATATGTACATGTAACTATTTGTCATGGTTTAGCTTTCTGATGACTGTTTTTTCTTATGGAAACAGTAAAAAGCATAATTGACAAAAAAGAGTGACACACTCAGTATGACCACACAGTGCTTCAGTAAGATAATgcattttgtttacatgacacAGTTTCTGTATGTAATAAATTACAGTGATAGAGCCTGAGTAGATTTAATGTACATTG
Proteins encoded in this window:
- the LOC121948279 gene encoding ankyrin repeat and SOCS box protein 12-like → MVLGQAVNMSLMDISKIFSLLQPKEEDEDNEQCQALNNAVSSDNVTLLSELLSQESYRRSINARSGWGVPVTPLRTAAALGHLRCLELLLEHGAEIDSLDVKAQTPLFTAVSGKHLDCVVALLKAGADPNGSQYNNCSPVLTAAREGDVDVLRELLRFGAEVDVRPKVPDWASNATACRGPLYISAVYGHLDCFKLLLLHGANPNYNCTDEKMLARIKQPKTVLEVCLRYGCGVEYIQLLIDFGADVYLPTLIIDKTTKQNEALVLLLKERVCPKTLMSQTRLAIRRHLPFANKEPAIDSLDIPLILRNYLKHDTSELV